The Lachnospiraceae bacterium KM106-2 nucleotide sequence CTGCCTTTTCTAGAATCCATCGTGCAACCAATTCTCCTTCTCGTCCCGCATCAGTCGCAATGATCACTTCTTTTACATCTTTACGGCTTAACTGAGCTTTTACGGCAGAAAACTGCTTACCTGTCTGTCTCATTACTTCTAGTTTCATATGTTTTGGAAGCATTGGAAGATCAGCTAAATTCCATTCTTTGTAGCGATCTTCATATTTTTCAGGATCACATAATGTCACAAGATGACCTAATCCCCAAGTTACAATATATTCATTACCTTCAATGGCACCATTTATCTTCTTTTTACAATTTAATACTCTTGCAATATCTCTACCTACGCTAGGTTTTTCTGCAAGAACGACTATTTTTTGACTCATAATAAATCTCCTTTTCGTTCATACCTATGGCTATTATATCTTATTTCATTCATTCTGTCATTGGAATTACGAATGAATTCTTATCATAAAGTCAATCCTAGAACTATAAAAAGGAGCTGTTAGATATGAATCATTGTCATAAAAATAAAATTCTTCTCACATCGGTTACGATCGGAGCTATCTTTATTGCTTATAAGATCGACTGCTATTCAAAAGAAGCAAGGAATCTTGCAAAGATGAAATATATACGGAAGAAAGGAAAAAGTAGAAAGAAAGCATTTTTCATCGGAGGCGGACTTGCCAGTATGGCAGGCGCCGCTTATCTGATCCGAGATTGTAATTTCGATGGACGCAATATTACTATACTAGAAGCATTAAATGTAGTCGGAGGCAGCAATGATGGAGGCAGTCATAATCATGGTTTCTTATGTCGTGGTGGACGCATGCTAAACGAAGAGACTTACGAGAACTTCTGGGAATTATTCTCCTCTATCCCCTCACTCTCCAATCCCAAACGTTCTGTAACAGAAGAAATTCTAAACTTTGATCACGCCCACCCCACTTGTGCGAAAGCGCGTTTGATCGACAAAGAAGGTCGGATCCTGTCTGTCGATCGTATGGGATTTAATTCAAAAGATCGTTCTCTCTTATTAAAATTAATGCTCACACCGGAATCGCAATTAGATGACTTAACGATCGAGGACTGGTTTACAAGCTCCCCTCACTTTTTCACTACGAATTTCTGGTATATGTGGCAGACCACCTTTGCCTTTCAGAAATGGAGTTCTTTATTCGAATTCCGTCGCTATATGAATCGAATGATCTTCGAATTCAGTCGAATTGAAACATTAGAAGGTGTCACACGTACCCCATACAATCAATACGAAAGCGTTATCCTTCCCATCAAAGTATATCTTGAGAAACGAGGCGTACAGTTCCGCTATAAGACACAGGTAACGGATATCGACTTTATTCCTCATACACTGATTGCTAGTAAACTTCATTTGATGGAAAATGGGGAAGAACGTTATATTAAGCTATCAAAAGGAGATCTTTGTTTCTTTATCAATGGTTGTATGACCGATTGCAGTACGTTAGGAAGCCTTAATACTCCTGCACCAAAACCAGACCTTTCACCTGCAAGTGCTGAGCTATGGCGTAAGATCAGCAATCGGAAACGAGGACTCGGTAATCCCGATCCATTCTTCTCTCATCCAAGAGAAACTACGTGGCAAAGTTTCACTGTCACCTTAAAAGGGAACTTATTTCTAAAGAAGATTGAAGATTTCTCCGGCAATGTTCCTGGAAGCGGTGCCTTAATGACGTTTAAAGATTCCAGCTGGTTAATGAGTATTGTTGTCGCAGCACAGCCTCATTTTAGCAATCAATCCCTTGACACTACGATTTTCTGGGGTTATGGTCTATATCCGGATCGACATGGTGACTATGTGAAAAAAGCAATGAAAGATTGCTCTGGAAGAGAAATTCTGATTGAATTGATCCATCAGTTCCATTGGGAAGATGAAATGGAAGAATTATTAGAGACTGTAGTCGACTGCATTCCATGTCGAATGCCATATATTAATGCACAATTTCAACCTCATAAAAAGTCGGATCGTCCTCCTGTCGTACCAGCTGGCACGACAAACTTTGCAATGATCAGTCAGTTTGTTGAAATACCAAAAGATATGGTATTTACAGAGGAATATTCGGTTAGGGCTGCAAGACTTGCAGCTTATACTCTTACGCAGACGCCGAAACGAGTTCTAAAAGTAACTCCTTATAATCGGAATCCTATCATTTTATTGAAGGCAGC carries:
- a CDS encoding antigen, putative translates to MNHCHKNKILLTSVTIGAIFIAYKIDCYSKEARNLAKMKYIRKKGKSRKKAFFIGGGLASMAGAAYLIRDCNFDGRNITILEALNVVGGSNDGGSHNHGFLCRGGRMLNEETYENFWELFSSIPSLSNPKRSVTEEILNFDHAHPTCAKARLIDKEGRILSVDRMGFNSKDRSLLLKLMLTPESQLDDLTIEDWFTSSPHFFTTNFWYMWQTTFAFQKWSSLFEFRRYMNRMIFEFSRIETLEGVTRTPYNQYESVILPIKVYLEKRGVQFRYKTQVTDIDFIPHTLIASKLHLMENGEERYIKLSKGDLCFFINGCMTDCSTLGSLNTPAPKPDLSPASAELWRKISNRKRGLGNPDPFFSHPRETTWQSFTVTLKGNLFLKKIEDFSGNVPGSGALMTFKDSSWLMSIVVAAQPHFSNQSLDTTIFWGYGLYPDRHGDYVKKAMKDCSGREILIELIHQFHWEDEMEELLETVVDCIPCRMPYINAQFQPHKKSDRPPVVPAGTTNFAMISQFVEIPKDMVFTEEYSVRAARLAAYTLTQTPKRVLKVTPYNRNPIILLKAAIKAYR